TCTTGAATAGCCTCCATCTGATTTTTCACCTACTGCACAAGGGTAGCAAACCTAGGATCTATCGTCACCGGTGGCCATGAAGCACTTGGCTCTCCATGGGTTGTCGGGGGTGCATCACGTTGAGATGAGCGTCGAACAGAATCAGTAGAGATATTTTGTGCCCTTGTCTTGACTATGGAGGTTCTTgagagagaagatttttctcTGCTCGATGCACCCCCTTCTTGGCATGCCAAACTATTATGGTTTTTCTCCGATGGGTAGTCGGTAGTCGGTCTGAAGCCGACTAAGGGCTGCGCTTGTGAGTGGACAACGAGAATATTGGAAGATAACGTGCCAATTACTGAAAAAGGTACACACAGTCAAGGTCGAGACCAAAGGCGATGATGTGGATAAGAGAGAGATGGTGCTGGACTCCGCTCGGTGTCGGAGAGCAAGAACCTGCATAACAAGTTCAGCCGAACGTGACTCTGGTGAGGATCCTCTGATGTCCAAGTCAGTGAGATGATTCGAGAGAGAAGAGTGACAGAATGTTTGGGTTGTAAAAATAGTGTGTGCATGCCCTCCTTACCTGGAGAGGTTCATGctcacctctatttatagaggaagcAAAATGAACGGTGAGAGGACAGATGATCATGTCGATCATATCCTATCATACGATGCCACATGGGTATCTTTAAATGCTGACGGTGAGTGTGTCTTCTACTCGGTGCGCTTATGATAGCAGACGCTGTCGGGTGTGGGATATAATTAATGACCCTGTAGGTACATTTAAAGAAATCATAATATCCCATTACGGCGCACAGCTAGCCGACCAGAGTATAGTGTCTGAGTGACATGATCTTGATATGGTCTGCCATGATCATATGATGGTTATGTTCAATACTCAGCTAGTCGGCTGAGATCCATGTTTGTCGATGTCGATAGAAAGGGACCATCGAGTTGCCTTGTCCTCGATAGTTCATACTCGACCACTAACCGAGTATGAACTCGATCACAAGCCGAGCGCCGCTGGGTGCCAGAAGCCATGGGTGGCATATTAATCTTAGTCGGACTAGTGCCGATCAGGGGGAGCAGACTTTAGTCGGCTGAAAATTCACGTCGGTGCCCGATGTCGACTTTGCTGGTTGGGACTTGTCAATCCGAGCCAGATTGATTGAAGGTGGCTTAGTCGGTGAAGCTTCTTTAGTCGGCTTAGATACGAGAAGGTTTGATAGTCAGCTAAGTGATGGAGATCTACCCCAAAAGACAGAGATAGATTTTTAGCCGAATATATATACTATTATATCATCATCATCActattatttctttttatttttttttttcaagcttgATTCCTGCATTCTTAGACTCCTCTATGTCTAGAATTTTAAGATAAAAAGAGAAATTGGTCTGTTCAAGATAACAAGTAAATAAAAGTTTTAGAGATGTGGAGAACTCCTAAAATCTTGTGTTTTTTCTGTCTTCCCCGCCTTCCCTCAACCTGTTGACTTTCTTCCTCATATTCCTACATGTGGCTTATTTATTTCTCTCTTCCTAGAAGGTAGATGaggtggcaaaaaaaaaaaaaaaaaaaagtgaagtgcccttattattattattattttggggTTGGgttgggtggggggggggggggggggtggtgctCTTTTTTATTGGGCCTCTAAATATGGCCTTGCAATGAAAGAAAAAGTCCCGCTACAAAAGCGAGTTTAGTCATGGAAGGATCTCCAGTTAGATATAGAGATGTGCCTGCAAATATATTTTAAGCTTTTCCTTCTGATCTTAAAGTTTTCATTGGTAAAACATGTTGCCATGTAGTTGTTAATCGCTCctgtttcttcttcttcagctatgCAAGATTGACTCCGAGGGAAAGGCAAGAAAAGTTGTAGGTTGTTCATGTGTGGTTGTCAAGGTAAGAGAttgaattatatcaattattgatCCTTACAGCAATGTTCTTGTTTAGTCTGCATGTTTTTCCACCCACACCCAGGGCTGGTGTGGAAAAATAAGCGGGCATCAAATTTGTAACTATTGATGTTCAATTTTACAGGATTATGATGAAGAATCAGAGGGTCTATATGTAGTTCAGGAATATGTGAAATCACACTGAACAATGGAAACTGATTTGTGGTGGGTCAAATTTGATGGCTTATTGGACCTTGTTGGAAACATTCACTATTGAGGCTTTATATGGAATTTTGCAGCTATTAGGTTTTAGGACTTTGCATCAGAATATGCAACTATAAGATTCTGCCTTTTATTTACTAAATGTTTGCCGGTTTTAAACGGACAAATGTTGAGAGTGGAAATTAGATAGCTCAGCTTTGCGACCATCAAATCAAAGATGTTATCCAGTGGAAGatgaaattaataatattttggtatggatatttatttttcttaaaagtttAGTAATGCTATATAAAATTCAGTAGGATTATATATGACTTTTGGACATGGGTTGAATAGTTATCTATCCTTGTCTATATTcccttattttttaatacacaaTTTTATCTGGCCTATTCATGTCCACAAATAGATTCGAACATGAAAATATATCCAGATGGATATTAACCTATGCTGCATCACCCCCTGTTTGTGGAACCAAGATATGGGAAGCAGGAAACACAAGCTGTATTTACATTATGAAGATATACAAGAGGAATATCGCCAAAGCTGTATTTGCATTGTGAAGATATACAAGAGGAATACCGCGAACCAACATATGGGAATCAGGAAACACAAGCTGTATTTACATTATGAAGATATACAAGAGGAATGTCGCCAAAGCTGTATTTGCATTATGAAGATATACAAGAGGAATATCGCCAACTTGTATCACTGATTATTTCAAATTGAAGTGTCCACAAGATTTAATCTCCTAAATAGTGATGTCGAGCATCAGAATAATCTGAACAACAGCAATAACAATGATGAAAACAGCatggaaaattttataataaatatatcttatatatggtcTTGTTACCAGCTAAAGCGAATTACCGTTCTAACAACTCTCACACCAAGAAACATAGAAAAAGAGGTAAACAATCAAGTCAGGCCTCACCAACACACAAATATATAGAAAAATTCAAGAATAAATATAAGGTTGTCCGTCCACtatgtttctttctttttgctcCATATAAGACAGATACATGAGGACCACAGGAAATGGGTAGCAACACAAAGGGAAGCAGCTTGCCAACAAAGAAGGCTCTTTATATCATAGCATCCCTACATGATGAGCACCAAATTCCTCGGGCCTCCAGCAGCAGTATTCAACCACAGCAAAACCACTTTTTCTGCATGCCAGTTCATATAATTGTCAGTGGAATAAAAAAGCCCTGCAAAACTTTTCACAAATTAAAAAGCAGCAAAATTTTATGCTGGTCCCTAGCTTCCATAAGATGaaacatatgcatgcataaagcTTATCTATATTGTGATATAAGATTAAATGAATTAATCGAGCAATTATGCTTAAATGAGTTATGATGAAACATAGAAACAAGATAGGATCATACACTCTTTCTTGGATATTGGTAGGTCTCATCTGGTTTTAAACCACCCATATTGTTTCTCCTTGGAGAGTTTGCGACCCCCGGATTACCACTTGTCTTCTTTTCATCTCGAGCTTTGTTGAATATAACAGTGAACCCTTCAGCCGAGGCAGGATTGTTCACATCCCAATCTCCAAATTTGGGCAGCGGCCGGCCCTTCTCCTGCCACATTCAAGGGAGAAAAAGAAATTACACATGCGAAGGCTGCAAGGTAGCAAGCAATCTGATACAAAACAAGAACTGCGCCTATGAGAACAGAATATAGATGAAACCGCTACAATGACTGGAACCAAGGCCACAGAAATTACTTTCTACAATGCAAGCTTACGAGAAATGATAGGAGCAAAATAAATTTTACACATGATGAACACATGCTAAAGTAGAAGAACAACAAATGAATCTGCTTCTGGTTTTATGCAATATGCAAACTTTCATAGTTTTATATACATTTAAGCAAAATTCGCTGTCTCGGTACCAGACCATACCAGTACCATCCTATATCACAGTGTCGGTATGCATTTCGGTATGATACGAAATAGCATACCAAGTGTCTGTATGGTACGAGATAATATATTGGTATAAGACCGATACAATATGGTACGCCTCATATCGGATGGTATGGGATGGTGCAGCAAACCATACATTCAAGACTCATCCGCACACCAAATGATGGTAACGGCAAGCTTGAGGTGTTGTATCAACTATTTCTCCACTTTGACAGTGATAGGGACAAGTCCTGTATACTAAATATATTACCATCATGCCAAAAAAAGTAGTGAAAAATGCAAAAAAGATAGCACTACCTTGCAGATAGGAAAACAGTGTAGAAAGAAAGTTGATGATGATACCATTTAGTGCAGCATAGGAGCTGGAACCATTACATGCATGGAATGGGCAAATTTTCAATGTAACAGGGAGTTATCAGCAATCTTGTTTACAATCTCAGAGAAGGCAAGAACCAGCAGATCAGTAACTTTGTGAGGAAATTTCATTAACTATGTTCATCAACTTTGTTCAGGTCCTCAATTTCATTTTCCAGGTGTTACCTTaacaaaacttcaactaccaaaaaaaggaaaaaagaaacggAAAGAAAAGACAGACAAattttacttaaaaaaattaagaatttatgaATTGACCTCTAGATTTCTCATCTAAGACTTCTGTTGCCTATTCTCCAGTAATATTTACACATCTACCTTTTAAAAGCTACTTGATTCCCTTTTTAAGATCCCCATCCTTATTTGTTTCTCTAAACTCTTCCTTCCGATCAGTTACTTCTAAACCACTTACTCTGTAAATGCTAATCACCATATCTCTATGCATCACTCATGTCTCAAGCCCAGATTGATGTAGATACTTAGTGGATCGATAAACCAACAAAAAGACGAAATGTAGACAAAATACATAATTCATGTTCATGCATGGAATGAAGTTCTAGATGAATATAAAAACAAAATTGGTCATATGCACTGAGAAAAGGCAAATGAGATCATAAATAAGAGTATACAATTGGTCTAATCTATATTACACATTCACTCAGGTTGTTTTTATATCGATAATATTATCAGTGTATATTAACTATATGAAACACTTTTAAAACAAAAGCACCTTAACTCTTATACTTAATAGTAGAAATTGAATATGCATATTTTTCCAACATAAATGGTATCACAATACATGCATGATTAAATCTCAAGAGCATGCTTTCTGATTGCTTAAGGTGTAAAGATTAACTGGTGTTTAGAAGATGTTTAAATGAACAGGCAGCCATCTGAGGTGGTATTAAAGACCACCTAGTTTTGGCTTAAAAATGTGATGATTATCATATTTATTTGTGCCTTATTCAAATAAAAGAAGGGATATGTGGACAACAATTTTGAACCTTTCTCTCCATTTCTAAGTTGGACTTGATTACCAATTTCTAGAACTAAGAACTCCATAATATAACTTGTTAGAAGTCATTGTACATGAATTGATTTAACAAtgattgaattgatccaataaacAATTCTGGTAATTTTGAAACATTTTGAACCTCTGATCTGTCTGAAGGTACTAAAGCATTCTCCCTACCCCTATAATTTAAGGCCTTGACATAAACATATAAACTTTACACAAAATTTGTACACATTGTAAAGCATGGATGGAAGACCTACATTACAAACTATATATTTGActaattatatatgttatttaacAGATGACTACGACAGAGATAGGAATTAACAAAAGACTGGAATGTTTTGGAACTGATAAATTATGTCTATCTCCTGAAGTTTCATTAATAACATATATAAGATGATGATAAATTCAACCACAATCGATCTAAAACTATCGACTTCAAAACATAAGCAATAACGCCAAATTCCAAAAGAACAAGTCCAGATTAATTTTTTACTGAAAAGATACAAACAAAAACATACCGAGCTTTCAGAAACCACTATTCTTCTGTCTCTTCCCACATTCTCCCAACCCTATataaaatccacacgagagaatACGTCAAAAATTCCCATAATGATCCAAACCAAGGAGCATTTTACCAGAAAATCAGCAAATCTGATCTCCTTATTTCCCAGATCACCCATCATTTCAAACTCCTACAAAAAAGATCCCATCCCCATCCCCCCATTATGATCTCTCTACGCACTATTCCACCCATTCGGAAGGAAATTCCGAGAAGAATAAACAAATAAAGAAATCCAAATCCACAAGTTTCCCAATAAATCCATCTCTTTACCCCATCCTGCTTCAACAGTGGGGGATTCCTCATTTCTGGTATCACCGGCTTCGTCAAAGAAAACCCAACCGCAAAAACGGGAACTTTAATCGATTTAAAGCATTATTCAAACACGAAACACAGAAAATGCACAATGTAGATCAATTTCTGATGAGAAAAAAGAAGGCCTTACCGACGTCATGATGATCGACGACAGGAGACGCTCCGAagcccagagagagagagagagagagagagagagagagagaagggaggtgGGGGAGAACGAGTCTCGCGAAGAcgggagaggaggagagggaggggagTGGGGACAACAAAAACGCCGAGACGTCGTCGGCTTTGATGGCCGCGTGGCCGCAGCGGAAAAAACTGTTTTGTTGCAGCTTTCGTATGATCagtggagaaaaagaaaagaaaagaaaagaaaaaaaaaaaaaaaaacaaattctGTTGGGGGAATAAGCTGTCTGGAAAATCTTATTTTGGTAAAGAACCCACACCCAACAAGGATTAGGTTTCCAACAGGCTGTCAGTTGAGAAAAACAGAAAAAGGCCGTCCTTAGCGTGTACCCAGGGTATTCCTCGTTCACACTAACCCGTGCCCCCATTTGAGTTGACTCGGGCTCTACGGTGGGGGCAGTGATTCATTCAGTGTTGCATCCTGCTTAACGCTGAAATCGAATCAGATATCCATATATcagtattcatatttattttatttaacaattagatctaaaaatttatatctatttgaTTTTAAATGAATACAAATATAAATGAGACATTAAAAACATGTGTAcaattatagatataaattaaataatttaatttaataattacaaaatcaaaaatattattaaataaaaaataaatcagattaagcacatattaatttatttttgtaaaaatttcaaaattttatttaaatttaaataaaaatcgaatagttatttttttataaatataaatattaaataaatattttaattttaatatatatttaaataaatttaaatatgaacATGAATCAGAACGGATATTATTTAGTTCACTCCCATTCTGATTTAAAACACCAAAGTAGGGATCCGTAACGAAAGTCAATAAATGCTCCGGGGACAGATTAGATGACTGCACCATGGAGACAGAGCTCGGTAGTCGTTCTCCATATCACGAAGTCTCTGCACGGTACAATTCCAGCAGACAAAACATGAGAACGAAAGGAGCACCactgtcttttttcttttttctttatggtGAGCCATCAGTGTTAAATTTAATATAATCGGAGGAGGTTTCTAACCAATCTGTTTAAGCTGCGGTGTGATGGAGGGGGTTTCCAACCAATCTATTTAGACTGCCGGTACTCGGGCAAGAGAACAGTCTGTTGATgataattattattaattttttttgctcaCCAACGGAAGTCTTGCTTGGTGCCTATAGTTTtttatatttctaaatattaggtcctcaccatccaaaaaaaaagagaagcgcAAATCACGGCAGCATCAACAAGATTTAATCAGAGGAAAGCTTCCAATTTCAATGCTTTActctatcaaaattatcattataTTTCATTTTGACATTTCATCACATCAAATACCATTTTCAAATACAAAACGTTGAAATTCAACAAATTTGACTTCATAGGATTGCAACGCCTCATTTTTAATTTAACTCAAAGTCAACAGATGCTTGACTTCAAATATGATGCAATATCCCGAGCCCTTGCTGGTGCTAACCATAAATGAAACCACCATCATTTCTACTTGACATACAGCACATTCTTCAAACCACTGATCAGTGCCAAAAAATTACTCCCAGAAAAAATTTTCACCAAAATGACGGAAAGACCCACAGAACAAAAGAACAAGGCAGAGGTGTAGGACCTTCTGTACAGATCATGCGaagcatcaaaataaaaatacatccCTGCAAAGCTTAGACTCTTGGTTCTTACGCACATATAGTGATTAGAAATAACACAATATTCAAGTAAAGACACTTAAGCAGCTAAATACATTACAAGAAACAGCAGCATCTAAATCATTCATGATGTTGTATTTGTCAGCGAACTCATCACTTCTTCCGAGTCACCGCGGCAGCGATTCCCCCAACCAATAGCCCCACAGCAGTTGCAGCAATCCCTATGCCTATCACACCATCTGTTCCAATGACATGCAATTAGCCTCTTTAGTATTTGAGATTGAAAGCAGCCAATGGATGTAGAATCCATGTGGTTTTTCTCACCTTTGGCAATTCGATCTTCCACCACTTTTTTAAGAGTCAGGGCCTGCCTCCAATCTGGTGCGATCTATAAAACAAATCATTAAAAACCTTAATGCCCTTATAGAACAAATGTTGAAGCATTATAAGTTCATGGTCGAATCATgtttaagaaataaaattaagACATTTGTCCCTCACCTTAAAATTTCATTTCGATTTTCTTGTAAGATggtctcttttatttttatttttattttttttgagaaaaaaaaaggatcaaCAATAAGAAACATATTGCCATACATCATTGAAGATCATTAATTgcaccctcaaaaaaaaaaaaaaaacaagaagaataagaagaagaagaaaa
The sequence above is a segment of the Elaeis guineensis isolate ETL-2024a chromosome 7, EG11, whole genome shotgun sequence genome. Coding sequences within it:
- the LOC105049101 gene encoding protein NOI4 isoform X1; this translates as MTSGWENVGRDRRIVVSESSEKGRPLPKFGDWDVNNPASAEGFTVIFNKARDEKKTSGNPGVANSPRRNNMGGLKPDETYQYPRKSKKWFCCG
- the LOC105049101 gene encoding protein NOI4 isoform X2; the protein is MTSEKGRPLPKFGDWDVNNPASAEGFTVIFNKARDEKKTSGNPGVANSPRRNNMGGLKPDETYQYPRKSKKWFCCG